The Oryza sativa Japonica Group chromosome 11, ASM3414082v1 DNA window aaacgtaaaattaatttacatatattatagaagtaacttagaacaaaacgaaggtaactttagcatgtcatttgaagtaaatccgttgtagagataaaaacacgactttatctagaaattaaattaatcagcacaaattatggaattaactaaaaaaataataaaagtaatcacctcagagcatttatgaatgtataggaagtattttaatcaaatctaaaaataactcatatatatatatatatatatatatatatatatatatatatatatatatatatatatatatatatatatatatatatatatatatatatatatatatatatatatatatatgataatttgttcagtgaaaaaaggcattaattaaagttactttcttttgttataagttacttctataatataatatatgtacattacttttatattttactaaatttacttttatatgtctaagaaaaagtaatttgtgatttttcatcaaaatataatcatgtgagatcttgttgtaaagatttaattattacgaacacaacAGTGTAATTGgattgtaaatcggatgagtaatttaagagaaaattttatttgaagcatagatgatAGGATTATTTTTCCTACTTGCTCAATGGATTAATAGCAACCAAAACTTCTAAAACACTAGCACGTGAATATATCTGGTTAGAACTAATTAGGGAGACCTCTCCAATTAGATTTACCGATACGAAATACATCTGTTGATTTGTATGTGACATTGGAAATTGATGTACTCCGAATGTAGTCCTCTCTAGCTTGGTGCATGGCTGTGTGTGCACGTGTCTGTCCAAGCTTCATGCATAGTAGAGACGTGTTGATTATTCTGTTATTACTGATACAGACTCGGAGCAGTACCGTGCCCGTGCGTAAGAGCAAGGGCAATAATATAGCCTGCTGTTAACTCTAAAAAAATTAGACATGTCATATCTAGTGTAGCTAATAtgtacataaatattttattattgtaGTGGGACCCATCATTTTCTCCAACCTTTTGCTTTCTCCTTCCTTTCCCCTTCCTTGCCTGTCTTCACTTCTTTACATGGCTGACTCCGGTAGAGTGAAGGTGATGCTCGGCGGCGGTGTGGACGCAGGAAATGGCGGCGGTCATGCGGCGGATGCGGTTGACACCGGCGGCCGTGCATGACGAGGAAGGCCATGCGCAGACACAAGAGATGGCGGTGGTCGCCTGGTCGGGCCGGACGTCGGGCGTGCAGATAACACGGGAGACAAGCgagacgaaggcggcggccgcgttGGCGGACgcagaagacgacggcggccgatTCGAGCGACGGTTGACGAGGAAGACGGAGACGGCCTAGGCGGACGACGGTGGCCGTGCGACGGACGCGGAAGACGGGGGCGGCCCAGCCGGACGACAGCAGTGGCTGATTCGGGCGACGGCGGACGACGGTGGCCGTGCGGCGGACGCGGAAGACGGCTGCGGCCGATTCAGGCGACGGCTAACgaggaaggcggaggcggccgaggcAGACGACGGTGGCTGTGCAACGGACGCGGAAGCCGGTGGCCGTGTGGCGGAcgcggaagacggcggcggtcgaTCTGGACGACGGTGAACGCCGAAGACAGGGCGGCCAAGCCGGAAGACAGCGACGGTCGATTCGGACGCGGAAGACGGCGACGACCCCGACGGCAGCCGcaggcgacgacctcgccgatGAGGGCGGACGGACTCATGTGATGAGGGCATGTGGGCGCCATGGCTGCGAGCAGCGGGCCCACGACCTCGAGTCGCGCGTGGAGCCGGGCGCCCGCTAGTTCTCTCTCTTCAACTATCTCTCCTCCACGTCACAAAAAAATCTTACGTGGTGTTGTTATCGCTGGTTATTGTACCCGCTCTAAGCCAGCATGCTTATATGTATCTGGTACTTGATTTGTTAAGGATGTCATACGCGATGACAACCCCGATCCGTATCGTGCTGCTGGGCCCATCGTTATGCGGGAATCATGATTCTCTGCACTGTAGCGCAACGAACTCGGATGTCTTTCCCGGCAACAATCTGTCCACTCCGGTTATCGTTAGAGAATTTTGGGGGAGGGGTCTAGGCGTCGGGCGCCAGATGGAGTGGAAAAATCGAGCGCTGATGTCATACTGATATCAGCATATCAGCATGATGCATACGTGAAAAATCACttcaaactattttttctcttaaattatttatccaaatcatgatccgattacaccattaaattcgctacaattaaatttttaaaacaaaaccaCACATGGACATATTCCGatgaatttttttagcttattattgagttatttttaaatgttgcacgctgTTTCACCAAGTATATCGAAATTGTTTTACTAAAtaaatcgaaaatgtttcaatcctTTAAACCGGTCATTGTTTTACCttttataaaaacaatgtttcaataaatagcaaaagaatgtttcagttcactgtaatgttagatctatacatagtgaaacattgtgagtacacaaggtgaaatatttttttgttgaacaaaaaataaaacaaattcccttaataacgggtttccaaaatatatcggtgatttgttgcaaaagaatgtttcagttcactgcaacatttgacctatacatagtgaaaaattgtgagtacactaggtgaaatattattggtggaataaaaaatgaaacgaattcccttagtggagggtttccaaaatatgtggatgatttgttgcaacggagTATGTGGTGGGGACACATAGCAGGTAGATAGGGACACATCGTGGGGCCCAGGGCGCACATGCGCGCGCgtcgggggggggggagcgACCAATTTTTCCCCTCCCCTGGCGACCGAGGCGTAGAATAATCGGATTTTTGGCAGTGATATCTCGAAGCTATGTGAATCCTAAAAGATTAATTTATTGGATGACGATGGTTCTGATCGGGTCGGgttctacttctaatattccttatttttaattctgaatttcagttatttcctaattgtatttctatatagactccatactctacttctaatattccttatttttaattccgaattttagttatttcctaattgtatttctatatggactccatactctacttctaatattttttatttttaattctgaatttcaattatttcctaattgtatttctatatggactttatactctacttctaatattccttatttttaattccgaatttcagttatttcctaattgtatttctatatggactctagtctccttttctaatattccttattttttaattccgaatttcaactgtttctaaattgtatttctatatggactctgtcttttctttttctctacttctaatattttttatttttaattccgaatttcagttatttcctaattgtatttctatatggactctatactctacttctaatattccttatttttaattccgaatttcagttatttcctaattgtatttctatatggactctagtctccttttctaatattccttattttttaattccgaatttcaactgtttctaaattgtatttctatatggactctgctttttctttttctccgattaatgtgagaatttgtAGGCCATGAGAGTGAACGTGGAGGCTcgtttttctattcctttaattattatataattattatataatagatagattgattTGCGAATTGTGAAATAAATACAACTATGTGAGATAAGCCACGCTTTCTTACTGAATTTATCAATATATGTTAAACATAATAGAAATTACTTTAGGTGTTCAATTATTTTAGGAAGTGAAACCTTCTCTATGTCTGATTCACAATTAAAAATTAAGCACCTGCTTACTACACTACTAAAATTCACTACATTCAGATCCCTAATATTGCTTGTCACCTACTCCCtacgtcccataaaaaaccaacctaggtTGTACTAGGAAACATACAATCCCatcctaggttggtttttttggatggagggagtaacatctAATAAAACCTAGAGGATGTGGGACAATAAACTAGTAGGCATCCACACCGAAATCCACAAAAGAAATAAATCTAGCACATTTTAAAACTTCCCACAAATCAAAACAGTGGGCACTCTCTTTGTACGAAATGCCAAGCTCAGAACTAACTTACCGGGGTTAGATCCACCCCGTGAATCGACAAGCACGTCACCTGTCACTGCCAGCGCATCTTGCTTGTTGCAACCTTCAATCTCGTCCTCACCTCCAAATCGCCTCCAGGTCGCCTCTATGCTATGGTTTGGACAGAGCAAGCACGGGAGAGATAAGAGATGGATCGGAGTAGGTACATGTGCGCGCCTGTTTTAACACCGTGTAATAACGCCTCAATggcacactgacatgtggagcccacaTATGGCATGTCAGCTAAACCAGGGAGAAATTGGGTCGATATCGCCGAGACCTTTTTTTGCACGGTTTGGGGATAGTGGAGAGGTAGAGATTTCTGGATTGGGGCAGCTCAGAGACAGACTCGACAAGATGTTTAGGAATATCacgtgaacttattccaataaAAGAAACGGCTTCGCCCTATGTGAAGGATGGTGGCTTGGGCTGGGCTCAGACCACGGCGTTGTGGGGGATATGGGCTGCTGGTTTCGGCCTGTGTAGAGAGGAACAGAGATCGTGACAGAGAGATCGATAGGGGAGACGCGGAGATAGACAGAGCAATGGATAGCAGAGAAAGAGATCAATAgacagggagagagaggagaggcatCACCTGCAGTAgggaggggaaaaaagaaaaagaaagagacgAATAAGTAAGAAGGATGAAAgagaaaggaaggaaaagaaaagagatttTTCATGAAAGTTTGAAATTTGGAGATTTTTGGAATACTGGTGATTTCTTTGGATAGGGAACTTTGGGAAATTTCAGCTCCACTTCCAAACtcaaataaaaaccaaataactCCAATTAACAAACGATAAAATGAGAAGGCAGCGTAATTAGTTTATTTAGTCACATTAAGCATCTTTCGATTTATGAAATTTTCATTAAGCTATTTTAGACGAATAGACACGAGTgtaaattttcaaaatcagacaaattagaaaacaCGAAAAAAGAAACGTgacaacaatatatatatatatatatatatatatatatatatatatatatatatatatatatatatataggatacaAGCTCAGTATCATATACGTTTCTGCGTCGATAGGCACATGCAAATGAACAGACGCTGCATGGACGTACCTATACATGGCTTAGGTACATATATATTGCAATGACTAATGAGCCCCTGGTGCATTGTACCTGGACACCTTCCATTATGTTCAATGAACCTAGACATAGGTCAGTCGTCGGTGTCGAGTATTGACAACCAACAAGGGCAAACGGCCAGAGGTAAACATATATAGATCCTCCAATGGCAAGTGCAGTAGCTCGCAATGTTAATTTCTCAGCAATGAAGGAATTGGCATTCAAAAAAAAGGAACGATTATTCAGATTAAGAGAGAAGCATCGAGGCCAGTAAACAAAATCTGACGAAGCTTGATCAATAATTATCAACGGATCTGAAGGCCGTACATTATAAGGTTAGTCCTGTGTTCTTTAATTTCATGATCTTGCTTccgtttgtttgcttttagttttttttcaaaaaacaaagaaattagCTTTCgttatgaaatttttttgtaATTTCAAGTAATAAAAAGCATTTTGTTTATAGCTTAAGAGAacagcatgattaattaaacagCGTGCTGTtgggttgtatttttttttcatttaactTGTTGGATTGGATAGATGTATTGTCAAGTATTTCATGGACCAAAGAATCTTTTTCAAAATCAAATAGACAAACTAGGAGCTTTTCCTTCAAATATGTACTGATATCATAAGGTTATAAAAGGAAATGCTAACACTGTTTGGACATTGTTTGGACGTACATTTCTGTACCACAAGGATCAAATTATTTATGCCCGGTACTTAGAAATTTCGAAAGAATTTACATTCCAGCAAGCATGAATCGATGGATGAGAGTCGCAGCACGCGTGTCCAATGCCATGTTCCAAATGGACATGTGTATTTTCGTTGAGCAGATTTTATTGAACACGAAATAGGGAAATCCTATTCTTTTGTAATTGAGAAGAAACTCCTGAATTATGAACGGTTGGAGAACTCAAGAcattaattttttatatgtttcaCTTAACATATGCAACGATACTATTTATTCTCAAACTGCCATCACATGTGTGTGTTTGGGTTTTCAATAGATTCATGGATGCATCCATGTAAGTGTTTTGTATATGTGTCCAAATTAAATACAAACGTTAGTAAATCCAGATGAGAGATATGGAGAGACCAAAACGTTTTAAAACGTGAAATGGCTGGAATAATTAATATTAGAAATTTCACATGatatcttctatctattatatactaaaagtccattaaacttcctacaaacgctcctaaaccgccatgtggcgctcctataaacgctcctagatTGCCATGTGGCGCTTTAATAAATCCtataaattataagaaaaaagcaaaacatctagccatcgattttcatttaatctggtggacccactattttaaaccattagattttGTTAAGAAAAAACCCAAAtcaatctataaaaaaaaaatcccacgtTACCCCCCCCTCCGGGGTGTCCCCGTGGACTTGTACGTATACGTACATACATATCCCCTGTAagtctttttccttttcttttcttcttataTTCTTAGATTAGATGAAAAATCATGTTAAATTAaagttgtaaaaatatatgctatTTCACGTTTTATTCTAAATAGCGCATCGCATCAAAACAtccattaaaaatattaataaattaaaattgtaGATTATATGATTGTATATCTCTTAAGAACATAGTTAAAttggacttatatttttaaaaaataaaaagaatttaAATTATGAGCAGCATTCTAAAAATTTACTCACTCCCTACTATATAATATTGATATGCCCAAATGACATTATTAAATTatcatgaatatattttcatatattatatgttcctttattcatatatttttgaaaaattaacaatcatatatttttttacaccatgtggatgtatttttttatctcttAGGCTTCATTCGGTCTACCTCATTAGATGAGCTTATCTAGGACAcgcgaaaaaaaaagcatgtcgTCAGcgtaagattaattaagtattaaatattacaaacttgaatatggatttatttgatcatttaaaaaaactttGCATAGAAAGTATTTGAAAACATGCATCATTTTAGGAACATCTCACCATAAAGGGAGTAGCCAATCCgataaaattttagaactcaaccttaaatttactataaaatatatagcatataatatattttgtcaATCAGGAATAGAGCCAAATATATCAATCATATATCCCTACTAATTCCTATGTGTATAAGTTTCATATACAAAACACTATCCACCAATTATCAAGTCATATTAATTACTTATGAGGCATCCGTGCTTAATACACCTAATAATTAGATGACATCTAATATGCATTGTGTTATCAAGTACTGATAATGGACAATACTAAGTGAAAAACCATCAACAGATGATAGATAAGTATTGATACTAGCAAGCCGCAACAAATTATAGTTGACTACAAATATGTTGGAACTATTGGGTAATAGCGTTCCCACACACCTACATACATTCCTAGGATGCCACGTGACGTTCTAATAAATAAGGGTAGATCTAACAAAAGTTATAAGAAAAAGTAAAACATCTAGCCATTGATTTACACTTAAACTGGtggataaattatttttaaccatAAGATTAGATCTCTTCAAGTAATCCATTACGACTATGACTAATAGCATTCCTGCACTTCCAAGATGCCGCatgacgctctaataaattagagaaaatataagaaaaaatatattaagaaAAGCAAAATATAACTGTTTATTTACACATAAACCagtggatatattattttcaaTCATTATATTATATCTATTCAAGTAATCCCTCACTATGTACGTACACAAGAGATGtcataaaggaaaaaaagaagagtgtgTATACGATCAGCCCCATCAAgtagttttctctttctttctttgcagcACTGAGATTTTCCACAAATTGTGCATATGAGTAGTGACCACTCCTGGCGAGACTGTCGAAGAAGCCACGCTGCACTGCACCGCTTTACGCCATCTCGCCAATTTTCTTGAAAGcatttttttactattaatgTTAAAGGCAATCTCGAGCGCATATATAAAGGTGTGCACACCCATCATAGGAATAGGCATACGCACACCTACcctaagagaaaaaatatttgtccaaaaaaagaggaaaaaatatgtaattagtatttgccaggaaaaacatatatatatatatatatatatatatatatatatatatatatatatatatatatatatatatatatatatatatatatatatatatatatatatatatatatatatatatatatatatatatatatatatatatatatatatatatatatatatatatatatatatatatcatcgaAAATGTCGCATGTAACCACATTATATCTTTTTAATTATATAATTGCCATCTATGTAATAATATGCTAATTATTAACATTATAGATTATTCCATCGTATATTACCCATGAACATGCATAGGTGaatcaaatatataataaaagaaaagacaaaacaaaaaatatattaactcaTATGTTAGCGAACGATGGTGATAGACGAGTTTAGATATAACCGGAACAATTCGCACTGTTATTATAGTTTAAGGGTGTAATTCAGActatttcctttaaaaaaaagtcacttCCACATAATAAGGATTCATAATACAAATTTAATCAATACTAATTTAGTAAagtgcccgcgcatatgcgcgggccaccttcctagtttcATAAATAGGGCCAACTAATTTGTCTCCCATAATTACCTTGTTAATTAGCAGCCAATTATGGTGAAGTTTCTTTTGCTAGTACATACATGAGCTAACATTTACGCATTGTGTCGACACTCCACTGACATTTCAGTAGTCCACTGCCGTTTTCGCACAATATATGCGTTACCGAGCAGCCACGTCTCATGAACACACCGCTTCTAAGTACAGCAACTTCCGATCTCTCTGCAGATGACGACGCCATGTGCGAGCTCCAGGGCGAagcgcgccaccgcgccgctggacgccgccgcgatggcccgcctcgccgtcgtcccggGCAGCGCTGACAGCAGCGGCAGCGAGCACGAGGCCGCGCTGTCCAGCCTCGTCAACGAGTACCTCCTCGAGGCGGCCGACGACGCCAccgtcccctccgccgccgtgctcgccgttGGTGGAGGCTCCGACGCCGAGGAGGATGACGAGCacgagggcggcgtcggcgcggctgAGGAGGTCGACGAGATCGCACGCGTTCTGGACGCCGCCGGTGGGGGCGACGGTGATGATCTGCGCCGCCGGATCTTCGCCGACGTGGTGGATTCCATGCGTGAGCTGGAGAACGTCCGCGCCCAACGGTCGGCGTTCCGGCGCGCGGTGATGTCCCTCCTGCGGGAGCGCGGCCACGACGCTGGCCTCTGCAAGGCGCGGTGGAACAAGACGAGCAGCATGGTCGCCGGAAGCTACGAGTACATcgatgtcgtcgtcgccgccgcaccagaTGCTGCAGAGGCGACGAGATACATCGTCGACGTCGGCTTCGCCGGTGAGTTCGAGGTGGCGCGGCCGACGGAAGACTACGAGGCCGTGCGCTCCGCGCTGCCGGAGGTGCTCGTCGCGAGGCCCGACGACGTGAGGAAGGTCGtcagggcggcggcgtcggcggcgcggcgttcgctgaagcgccgccgcctcagcgTGCCGCCGTGGAGGAAGCGCAAGTTCATGATTGCCAAATGGCTTGGCCCGTACAGGAGGACGGTGAACGCCGTGCCGACGTCTGCCGGC harbors:
- the LOC9271655 gene encoding uncharacterized protein; this translates as MTTPCASSRAKRATAPLDAAAMARLAVVPGSADSSGSEHEAALSSLVNEYLLEAADDATVPSAAVLAVGGGSDAEEDDEHEGGVGAAEEVDEIARVLDAAGGGDGDDLRRRIFADVVDSMRELENVRAQRSAFRRAVMSLLRERGHDAGLCKARWNKTSSMVAGSYEYIDVVVAAAPDAAEATRYIVDVGFAGEFEVARPTEDYEAVRSALPEVLVARPDDVRKVVRAAASAARRSLKRRRLSVPPWRKRKFMIAKWLGPYRRTVNAVPTSAGTAIDGGSSLAVCRTVHGFEAPPLVMTTPTGLWG